Proteins encoded within one genomic window of Polaribacter sp. NJDZ03:
- a CDS encoding gamma carbonic anhydrase family protein, producing MAIIKAVRGNHPQIPEDCYVAENATIVGEVSLGKECSIWFNAVLRGDVHYIKIGNKVNIQDGAVIHATYQKSPTTIGNNVSIGHNAIVHGCTIHDNVLVGMGSIIMDDCVIESNSIIAAGAVVTKNTRVESGSIYAGVPAKKVKDISQELISGEIDRIANNYLKYSSWFKE from the coding sequence ATGGCAATTATAAAAGCAGTAAGAGGAAACCATCCACAAATACCAGAAGATTGTTACGTGGCGGAAAACGCTACTATTGTTGGTGAAGTTTCATTAGGAAAAGAATGTAGTATTTGGTTTAATGCAGTGCTAAGAGGCGATGTGCATTACATAAAAATAGGTAATAAAGTCAACATTCAAGATGGCGCGGTTATCCATGCAACGTATCAAAAATCACCTACAACCATTGGCAATAATGTATCCATTGGCCACAATGCAATTGTACATGGTTGCACTATTCACGACAATGTTTTGGTAGGTATGGGTTCTATTATTATGGACGATTGTGTTATAGAATCTAACTCCATAATTGCAGCAGGAGCAGTAGTTACTAAGAATACAAGAGTAGAAAGTGGAAGTATTTATGCAGGAGTACCAGCTAAAAAAGTAAAAGATATTTCGCAAGAATTAATTTCTGGAGAGATTGATAGAATTGCCAATAATTATTTAAAATACTCTAGTTGGTTTAAAGAATAA
- a CDS encoding Spy/CpxP family protein refolding chaperone: MKNIVTILVLVIAFTFTTQAQQRGGQQRGGQVSTEKMLEKMTTDLNLTEDQQNKIKPLLENQKAEKKASMEARKAARESGVRPSKEEREQLNADSKEKATAFNTEMKNILDEEQFAKFEAMANEKKGNTENRGKKKKS; the protein is encoded by the coding sequence ATGAAAAACATAGTAACAATTTTAGTACTTGTAATCGCTTTTACATTTACTACACAAGCACAACAAAGAGGCGGACAACAAAGAGGTGGACAAGTTTCTACTGAAAAGATGTTAGAAAAAATGACAACCGATTTGAATTTAACAGAAGATCAGCAAAATAAAATTAAACCTTTATTAGAAAATCAAAAAGCAGAGAAAAAAGCCTCTATGGAAGCAAGAAAAGCTGCAAGAGAATCTGGAGTAAGACCAAGCAAAGAAGAACGCGAACAACTTAACGCTGATAGTAAAGAAAAAGCAACTGCTTTTAATACAGAAATGAAAAATATTCTAGACGAAGAGCAATTTGCTAAGTTTGAAGCAATGGCTAACGAGAAAAAAGGAAATACTGAAAACAGAGGTAAAAAGAAAAAAAGTTAA
- a CDS encoding zinc-dependent metalloprotease: MTKKLLTKLFLVAFVFGFTTQTEAQFWKKKKDETPKETPKKKPEKGDIQPYSKVVTKDYKTDEGLFKVHTKGDSYLFEIPDSLLTREMLMVTRIAKTATGIGFGGGKTNTQVLRWERKNKQILLRIVSHDIVADTVLPVHKAVVNSNLEPILFSFPIKAISKDSTATVIDATPLFATDIKPLGFPGFYRKAYGVTRMDKDRSYIERVSSYPKNIETRHVKTYSASKAPSNSALGSITLEMSNSMVLLPKVPMKRRYFDERVGWFARGQVDYGLDAQKSKTVTYLDRYRLEVKDEDIEKFKRGELVEPKKQIVYYVDSATPEEWVPYIIQGVNDWQVAFEAAGFKNAIVGKRAPTKEEDPEYSPEDIRYSVIRYLASPIPNANGPHVSDPRSGEILESDVNWYHNVMSLLHNWYFIQTAAINTEARSNNFKTEIMGELIKFVSSHELGHTLGLPHNMGSSAAYPVDSLRSASFTKKYGTAPSIMDYARFNYVAQPEDKGVALMPNIGVYDKYAISWGYRPILDTDAKDEKTVLDAWILKHAGDPMYRFGHQQAGSVVDPSSQTEDLGDNAMKASMYGIKNLQRILPRLEEWTSEKGKNYDDLSTMYGQVLGQFNRYMGHVTANVGGVYENYKTTDQEGAVYTYVDKATQKEALQFVIDELFKTPNWMLDKNIFSKTEFSGSVERVRGLQARTLNNILDAGRMARMIENETANTTSAYTLISMMSDLRKGVWSEIYTGKSIDTYRRNLQRAYLDRLDYLLNKASDQRGVNSGYRKSTAININQSDVKSVARGELKRLQRDAKSASNRGNTLTRYHLQDVVDRIETILDPK; this comes from the coding sequence ATGACAAAAAAATTACTTACTAAATTATTTTTAGTTGCTTTTGTTTTTGGTTTTACAACTCAAACAGAAGCCCAATTTTGGAAGAAAAAAAAGGACGAAACTCCTAAAGAAACTCCCAAAAAGAAACCCGAAAAAGGAGACATTCAACCTTACAGCAAAGTAGTAACCAAAGATTATAAAACAGACGAAGGTTTATTTAAAGTTCACACAAAAGGTGATTCTTATCTTTTTGAAATACCAGATTCTCTTTTAACAAGAGAAATGTTAATGGTAACAAGAATAGCAAAAACAGCAACCGGAATTGGTTTTGGTGGCGGAAAAACAAATACGCAAGTATTACGTTGGGAAAGAAAAAATAAACAAATTCTACTAAGAATTGTTTCTCATGACATTGTTGCAGATACTGTTTTACCAGTTCATAAAGCCGTTGTAAACTCTAACTTAGAGCCTATTCTATTTTCTTTTCCTATAAAAGCAATCAGTAAAGATTCTACAGCTACAGTAATAGATGCTACTCCTTTATTTGCTACAGATATAAAACCTTTAGGTTTTCCTGGTTTTTATAGAAAAGCGTATGGTGTTACAAGAATGGATAAGGACCGTTCTTACATAGAAAGAGTTAGTAGTTATCCGAAAAATATAGAAACGAGACATGTAAAAACATACTCGGCAAGCAAAGCTCCTTCTAATAGTGCATTGGGTTCTATTACTTTAGAAATGAGTAATTCTATGGTTTTACTTCCTAAAGTACCTATGAAACGTCGTTATTTTGACGAACGTGTTGGTTGGTTTGCTCGCGGACAAGTAGATTATGGTTTAGATGCTCAAAAAAGTAAAACAGTTACGTATCTAGACAGATATCGTTTAGAAGTAAAAGATGAAGATATTGAAAAATTTAAAAGAGGAGAATTAGTAGAACCTAAAAAACAAATTGTTTATTATGTAGATAGCGCAACTCCAGAAGAGTGGGTTCCTTATATTATACAAGGTGTAAATGATTGGCAAGTTGCTTTTGAAGCAGCAGGTTTTAAAAATGCAATTGTGGGTAAAAGAGCACCTACTAAAGAAGAAGATCCAGAGTACAGCCCAGAAGATATTCGTTATTCTGTAATTAGATATTTAGCATCACCAATTCCTAATGCAAACGGTCCTCACGTTAGTGACCCTCGTTCTGGAGAAATTTTAGAATCAGATGTTAACTGGTATCACAATGTAATGTCTTTATTACATAATTGGTACTTTATTCAAACTGCAGCCATTAATACTGAAGCAAGAAGCAATAATTTTAAGACAGAAATAATGGGTGAATTAATCAAATTTGTGTCTTCTCATGAGCTAGGTCACACATTAGGTTTACCACATAACATGGGGAGTTCTGCGGCATATCCTGTAGATTCTTTGCGTTCTGCATCTTTTACTAAAAAATACGGAACAGCTCCTTCTATTATGGATTATGCTCGTTTTAATTATGTTGCACAACCAGAAGATAAAGGTGTTGCTTTAATGCCAAATATTGGTGTGTATGATAAATATGCAATCTCATGGGGGTATAGACCTATTTTAGATACAGATGCTAAAGATGAAAAAACAGTTTTAGATGCTTGGATTTTAAAACATGCTGGAGACCCAATGTACAGATTCGGACATCAGCAAGCAGGTAGTGTTGTAGACCCTAGTTCTCAAACAGAAGATTTAGGAGACAATGCAATGAAGGCTTCTATGTATGGAATTAAAAACTTACAAAGAATTTTACCAAGATTAGAAGAATGGACTTCTGAAAAAGGTAAAAATTATGACGATTTATCTACGATGTACGGACAAGTTTTAGGTCAGTTTAATAGATATATGGGGCATGTAACAGCTAATGTTGGTGGTGTATATGAAAACTATAAAACTACAGACCAAGAAGGAGCTGTTTATACTTATGTAGACAAAGCAACTCAAAAAGAAGCGTTACAATTTGTTATTGATGAGTTATTTAAAACTCCTAATTGGATGTTAGATAAAAACATTTTTAGCAAAACAGAGTTTTCTGGTTCTGTAGAAAGAGTTCGTGGTTTACAAGCAAGAACTTTAAATAATATATTAGATGCTGGTAGAATGGCTCGTATGATAGAAAATGAAACGGCTAACACAACGAGTGCATACACCTTAATTAGCATGATGAGCGATTTAAGAAAAGGTGTTTGGAGTGAAATCTACACTGGTAAATCTATTGATACTTACAGAAGAAATTTACAAAGAGCTTATTTAGATAGGTTAGATTATCTTTTAAACAAAGCTTCAGACCAAAGAGGTGTAAACAGTGGCTATAGAAAAAGTACTGCTATTAACATCAATCAATCTGATGTAAAATCTGTTGCTAGAGGAGAGTTGAAACGTTTACAACGTGATGCTAAATCTGCTTCTAACAGAGGAAACACTTTAACACGTTACCACTTACAGGATGTTGTAGATAGAATTGAGACTATTTTAGACCCTAAATAA
- a CDS encoding DUF2797 domain-containing protein, whose product MIYQGVLKKMMTEKAEQIQYYLDMKTDFINMNQLINKEITINFVTYECLNCHLEKTIYRQGFCKSCFFEIPSAADWIMKPELSKAHLGIEDRDLAYEQAVQLKPHIVYLANSSNVKVGVTRKQQVPTRWIDQGAHEAIEILEAPNRYLAGITEVALKDHVADKTNWRKMLKNDIEDVDLVAWREKLKEFIPEEAKEYFIENNTETHINFPVVKYPEKPKSLNLIKTPTYKGKLVGIKGQYLIFDDETVFNVRSNEGLVVSIEV is encoded by the coding sequence ATGATTTACCAAGGAGTTTTAAAAAAAATGATGACTGAAAAAGCAGAACAAATTCAGTATTATTTAGATATGAAAACTGATTTTATAAATATGAATCAGTTAATAAATAAAGAAATAACAATTAATTTTGTTACCTACGAATGTTTAAACTGCCATTTAGAAAAGACTATTTATAGACAAGGTTTTTGTAAATCTTGTTTTTTTGAAATACCGAGTGCTGCAGATTGGATTATGAAACCAGAATTAAGCAAAGCACATTTAGGTATAGAAGATAGAGATTTGGCGTATGAGCAAGCAGTGCAACTAAAACCACATATTGTATATTTGGCAAACTCGAGCAATGTAAAAGTGGGCGTTACCAGAAAACAACAAGTACCAACACGTTGGATAGATCAAGGAGCGCATGAAGCTATTGAAATTTTGGAAGCTCCAAATAGATATTTAGCAGGTATTACCGAGGTTGCTTTAAAAGACCATGTAGCAGATAAAACCAATTGGCGCAAAATGCTAAAAAATGATATTGAAGATGTAGATTTGGTAGCTTGGCGAGAAAAATTAAAAGAATTTATTCCAGAAGAAGCAAAAGAATACTTTATCGAAAATAATACGGAAACACATATTAATTTTCCTGTAGTTAAATATCCAGAAAAGCCTAAAAGTTTAAACTTGATTAAAACACCAACTTATAAAGGTAAATTAGTCGGAATAAAAGGACAATATTTAATTTTTGATGACGAAACTGTTTTTAATGTAAGAAGTAACGAAGGTTTGGTGGTTTCTATTGAGGTGTAA
- a CDS encoding alpha/beta hydrolase-fold protein encodes MKKLLLTTFLLIFTIQFFAQSDEGKIVNQKFNSESFGTEREIKIFLPIEYELEPDMEFPVIYLLDAQNESLFNLAKSTIDYLIGSNEIQPSILVGIISENRQFEFLSKNENKETLERYEKVGGSINLMESLKNEVFPYIDKNYRVKSNRIGIGHSLGGTFLTETLIDKPKLFNALILISPNYVYDNEKILKSIDKISINIKSNNNYIYSISGTIGKFENEFNPVTKKVDSLFKLNKLKSTQWSYRKIDNYNHGTILLEGIQKGLIDYSNNFDLSKINNNGYEQLSVNNYEKAFEIFQRGIELFPNDSNIYDSFAEAKEKSGNRKEAKELYLIALANLKKEKKKYKEKEFLRRKNIYKKNIKRVSN; translated from the coding sequence ATGAAAAAACTACTACTAACAACTTTTTTACTAATATTTACAATTCAATTCTTCGCTCAATCTGACGAGGGGAAAATTGTAAATCAAAAGTTTAATTCAGAATCTTTTGGAACTGAAAGAGAAATAAAAATATTTCTACCAATTGAGTATGAATTAGAACCTGATATGGAATTTCCTGTAATATATTTACTTGATGCTCAAAATGAATCTCTATTTAATTTAGCAAAATCAACAATAGATTATTTAATAGGCTCAAATGAAATACAACCATCAATATTAGTTGGAATTATTTCAGAAAATAGACAATTTGAATTTTTATCAAAAAACGAAAATAAAGAAACTTTGGAAAGATATGAAAAAGTTGGTGGTTCGATTAACTTAATGGAAAGTTTAAAAAATGAAGTGTTTCCCTATATAGATAAAAACTACAGAGTGAAATCCAATCGAATTGGAATTGGACATTCTCTTGGCGGAACATTTCTCACAGAAACATTAATAGACAAACCAAAACTATTTAATGCATTAATTCTTATTAGCCCAAACTATGTTTATGACAATGAGAAAATACTTAAATCTATAGATAAAATTTCTATCAACATAAAAAGCAATAACAATTATATCTACTCAATTAGTGGAACTATTGGAAAGTTTGAGAATGAATTTAATCCTGTCACAAAAAAAGTAGACTCATTATTTAAACTAAACAAATTAAAATCAACACAGTGGAGTTATAGAAAAATTGATAATTATAATCACGGTACTATTTTACTGGAAGGCATACAAAAAGGGTTAATTGATTATTCAAATAATTTCGACTTATCAAAAATCAATAATAATGGATACGAACAATTATCAGTTAATAATTATGAAAAAGCTTTTGAGATTTTTCAACGTGGTATCGAATTATTTCCGAATGACTCTAATATTTATGATAGTTTTGCCGAAGCTAAAGAAAAAAGCGGAAATCGAAAAGAAGCTAAAGAACTTTATTTAATCGCTTTAGCAAATTTGAAAAAGGAGAAAAAAAAATACAAAGAAAAAGAATTTTTGAGACGAAAAAATATTTATAAGAAGAATATAAAACGTGTGAGCAATTAA
- a CDS encoding mechanosensitive ion channel family protein — MKNFLWLLLLLPICTIAQDSIRVDMSNPHATVYTHLYFLQSDSYEPKKAAKTILGLSEEKAIEKAIKIKQVLDGKGLYVDLDKIPTDANYKDTVGYSSYSKYVLFPERMPQIYVEKIGENWYYSTETITKIEGLYKSVYPWYIQKIQDIIPLSGYKKILNIELWKIIGLLILFIIAYLIFLIVKRIAFFILLKLQQQITKNTNLEVNKVIKKLAHPISLLVALTFIDKAFPSLQFGLTTNTWVFLTLNIAETVFWIYVFLKLVQVIMRIYGEFTERTHGRLDDQLVPILHSFLTGVVLVGGALRLLVLFGVDTTTMIAGATIGGLAFALASQDTVKNLIGTIMIFLDKPFHIDDWIEAGEVVGTVERVGFRSTQVRAADTSIFQIPNSRLSELVINNKGLRLFRRYNTNLGLRYDTPPELIEAFVKGVREIIIAHPETRSDSYNVEFTGFGDSALLVMVNVYFKSLTWGVEQSSKHRLHIAIVKLAKELGVDFAFPSTTVTIENFPEKKGLNPKYDISKERIDTVIAKVVSDFNKENPNETVS, encoded by the coding sequence ATGAAAAATTTTTTGTGGCTCCTTTTATTATTACCAATATGTACCATAGCACAAGATAGTATACGTGTAGATATGAGTAACCCTCACGCTACTGTTTATACACATTTATACTTTTTGCAATCGGATTCTTATGAACCTAAAAAAGCGGCAAAAACTATTTTAGGTCTCTCTGAAGAGAAAGCTATTGAAAAAGCAATAAAAATAAAGCAGGTTTTAGACGGTAAAGGTTTGTATGTAGATTTAGACAAAATACCTACCGATGCTAATTATAAAGATACAGTTGGCTATTCTTCTTATTCTAAATATGTATTGTTTCCAGAAAGAATGCCACAAATTTATGTAGAAAAAATTGGAGAAAATTGGTATTATTCTACAGAAACAATTACTAAAATAGAAGGTTTATACAAATCTGTATATCCTTGGTATATTCAAAAAATACAAGATATAATACCTCTTTCTGGGTATAAAAAGATACTGAATATAGAATTGTGGAAAATTATAGGATTGTTAATCCTATTTATTATAGCCTATCTTATTTTCTTAATTGTAAAGAGGATTGCATTTTTTATTTTATTAAAGTTACAACAACAAATTACAAAGAACACCAATTTAGAGGTTAATAAAGTGATAAAAAAATTGGCACATCCAATAAGTTTATTGGTTGCATTAACTTTTATAGATAAAGCTTTTCCTTCATTACAATTTGGTTTAACCACAAATACGTGGGTATTTTTAACTTTAAATATTGCAGAAACTGTTTTCTGGATTTACGTTTTCTTAAAATTGGTACAAGTTATAATGCGTATTTATGGTGAGTTTACAGAAAGAACTCATGGCAGGTTAGATGATCAATTAGTGCCTATTTTACACAGCTTCTTAACAGGTGTGGTTCTTGTGGGTGGGGCTTTAAGATTGTTAGTGCTTTTTGGTGTAGATACAACAACAATGATAGCTGGTGCAACAATTGGAGGTTTGGCATTTGCTTTGGCTTCTCAAGACACGGTAAAAAACTTGATTGGTACCATTATGATTTTTCTTGACAAACCATTTCATATAGATGATTGGATTGAGGCAGGAGAAGTAGTAGGTACTGTAGAAAGAGTAGGGTTTAGGTCTACACAAGTACGTGCAGCAGATACTTCTATCTTTCAAATTCCGAATAGTAGATTGTCTGAATTGGTGATCAATAATAAAGGATTGCGTTTATTTAGACGATATAATACAAACTTAGGTTTGCGTTATGATACACCTCCAGAATTAATTGAAGCTTTTGTAAAAGGGGTTAGAGAAATTATTATTGCACACCCAGAAACACGATCTGATTCTTATAATGTAGAGTTTACAGGTTTTGGAGATTCGGCCTTATTGGTAATGGTTAATGTCTATTTTAAGAGCTTAACTTGGGGTGTAGAGCAATCTTCTAAACACAGATTGCATATTGCTATTGTAAAATTAGCAAAAGAGTTAGGTGTAGATTTTGCATTTCCTTCTACAACGGTTACTATCGAGAATTTTCCAGAGAAAAAAGGATTAAATCCTAAATATGATATTAGTAAAGAAAGAATAGATACAGTGATTGCTAAAGTTGTAAGTGATTTTAATAAAGAAAATCCTAATGAAACTGTTTCTTAA
- a CDS encoding tRNA-dihydrouridine synthase: MSQTLLSSPLQGFTDYKFRNAFNHFFGGIDTFYSPYIRLNGKLVIKNSYKKDIELENNTDLEVIPQIITNDVEEFLFVSKYVRELGYKELNWNLGCPYPMVTKRGMGSGLIADPEKINSILHKIHNESDILVSMKMRMGYDTPEEILEVLPVLDNYPLKNIAIHARIGKQLYKGGTDLDSFQKCVDNTKHKLYYNGDVTSVAAYKKLQERFPSIDHWMIGRGLIADPFLPSMIKAETTEYPKNRFDIFNEFHDRIFTEYDAALSGPTPIKMKMLGFWEYFSQSFSNPQKTYKKIKKAGSVKNYEIAVREIFKEAKNG; the protein is encoded by the coding sequence ATGAGTCAGACACTTTTATCATCTCCTTTACAAGGCTTTACAGATTACAAATTTAGAAACGCATTCAATCATTTTTTTGGTGGAATAGACACTTTTTATTCGCCATACATCCGTTTAAACGGAAAATTAGTGATTAAGAATTCTTACAAAAAAGACATTGAACTCGAGAATAATACTGATTTAGAAGTAATTCCGCAAATTATTACCAATGATGTAGAAGAATTTTTGTTTGTTTCTAAATACGTAAGAGAGTTAGGTTACAAAGAATTAAACTGGAATTTAGGCTGCCCCTACCCGATGGTTACCAAACGCGGAATGGGTTCTGGACTAATTGCAGATCCGGAGAAAATAAATAGTATTCTTCATAAAATTCATAATGAATCTGATATTTTAGTTTCTATGAAAATGAGAATGGGCTATGATACTCCTGAAGAAATTTTAGAGGTTTTGCCTGTTTTAGATAACTATCCATTAAAAAACATTGCTATTCATGCAAGAATAGGAAAACAATTATACAAAGGCGGAACAGATTTAGATTCGTTTCAAAAATGTGTAGACAATACAAAACACAAATTATATTACAATGGAGATGTTACTTCTGTTGCAGCATATAAAAAGCTACAAGAACGTTTTCCGTCTATAGATCATTGGATGATTGGTAGAGGACTAATTGCAGATCCTTTTTTACCAAGTATGATAAAAGCAGAAACTACTGAATACCCGAAAAATAGGTTCGATATTTTTAACGAATTTCACGATCGTATTTTTACTGAATATGACGCAGCACTTTCTGGTCCAACGCCTATTAAAATGAAGATGCTTGGTTTTTGGGAATATTTTTCTCAAAGTTTTTCAAATCCTCAGAAAACCTATAAAAAAATTAAAAAAGCAGGTAGTGTAAAAAATTACGAAATAGCTGTTAGAGAAATTTTTAAAGAGGCTAAAAACGGTTAA
- a CDS encoding GH3 auxin-responsive promoter family protein, translating into MAFQIINSIISWFLKKRKHQIELFLKYPIDVQDELLLKLVNLAKNTQFGKEYKFSSIKNHKDFTTNVPIQKYETFEPLIERCRKGEQNLFWPTDIKWFAKSSGTTNAKSKFIPVSDEALEYCHMKAGKDMLCLYINNNEDTQLFTGKGLRLGGSSDMYQDNNSYFGDLSAIIIENMPFWADFSSAPSQEVALMSDWETKMDAIIDETIDEDITSLAGVPSWMLVLLNRVLERSGKENILEVWPNLEVYFHGGVNFNPYREQYKKIIPKDSFKYYEIYNASEGFFAIQDRNNSKELLLMLDYGIFYEFIPMSDYKGENSTTITLADVKKDIDYALIITTNGGLWRYLIGDTIRFTSLEPYRIKITGRTKHYINVFGEELNIENVEDALKLACEKTTATIADYTVGPIFMEGKEKGGHEWVIEFTKKPDSMGYFSEVLDNALKSINSDYEAKRYLNITLMAPKVHQAQEGLFYKWLKQKNKLGGQHKVPRLSNSRDFVDELIVLMKP; encoded by the coding sequence ATGGCTTTTCAAATTATCAATTCTATAATTTCTTGGTTTTTAAAGAAACGGAAACATCAAATAGAACTCTTTTTAAAATATCCTATTGATGTGCAAGATGAATTACTTTTAAAACTTGTAAATCTTGCCAAAAACACTCAATTCGGTAAGGAATATAAATTTTCTAGCATAAAGAATCATAAAGATTTTACAACAAATGTTCCTATTCAGAAATATGAAACTTTTGAGCCTTTAATTGAACGTTGTAGAAAAGGAGAACAAAATTTATTTTGGCCAACAGACATTAAATGGTTTGCAAAAAGTAGTGGAACAACCAATGCTAAAAGTAAATTTATACCTGTTTCTGATGAAGCTTTAGAATATTGCCACATGAAAGCTGGCAAAGATATGTTGTGTTTGTACATCAATAACAATGAAGATACGCAGCTTTTTACAGGAAAAGGATTGCGCTTAGGTGGAAGCTCTGATATGTACCAAGATAACAATTCTTATTTTGGAGATTTATCTGCTATTATTATAGAAAACATGCCTTTTTGGGCAGATTTTAGCTCTGCTCCTAGTCAAGAAGTTGCTTTAATGAGCGATTGGGAAACAAAAATGGATGCTATTATAGATGAAACCATAGATGAAGATATTACCAGTTTAGCAGGCGTACCAAGTTGGATGTTAGTTTTACTTAACCGAGTTTTAGAACGTTCTGGAAAAGAAAATATTTTAGAAGTTTGGCCTAACCTAGAAGTCTATTTTCATGGAGGCGTAAACTTTAATCCTTATAGAGAGCAGTATAAAAAAATTATACCTAAAGATAGTTTTAAGTACTACGAAATTTACAATGCTTCGGAAGGTTTTTTTGCCATTCAAGATAGAAATAATTCAAAAGAATTGTTATTAATGTTAGATTACGGAATTTTCTATGAATTTATTCCGATGAGTGATTATAAAGGTGAAAACTCTACAACAATAACACTTGCTGATGTTAAAAAAGACATCGATTACGCTCTAATTATTACTACAAATGGAGGTTTGTGGCGTTACTTAATTGGAGATACCATTCGTTTTACCTCTTTAGAACCGTATAGAATTAAAATTACCGGACGCACCAAACATTATATAAATGTTTTTGGAGAAGAGTTAAATATAGAAAATGTAGAGGATGCTTTAAAATTAGCATGCGAAAAGACAACTGCTACTATTGCAGATTATACAGTGGGACCTATTTTTATGGAAGGCAAAGAAAAAGGTGGACATGAATGGGTTATAGAATTCACAAAAAAGCCTGATTCTATGGGCTATTTCTCTGAAGTTTTAGACAATGCTTTAAAATCTATCAACTCAGATTATGAAGCTAAACGTTATTTAAATATTACTTTAATGGCGCCAAAAGTGCACCAAGCACAAGAAGGATTATTCTACAAATGGCTAAAACAAAAGAACAAATTAGGGGGCCAACATAAAGTACCTAGATTGTCTAATTCTAGAGATTTTGTAGATGAATTAATAGTGTTAATGAAACCTTAA